A stretch of the Vigna radiata var. radiata cultivar VC1973A chromosome 7, Vradiata_ver6, whole genome shotgun sequence genome encodes the following:
- the LOC106766893 gene encoding ubiquitin-conjugating enzyme E2-23 kDa isoform X1: MSSPSKRRDTDLMKLMMSDYKVEMINDDMQEFFVEFHGPKDSLYEVGVWKVRVELPDAYPYKSPSIGFVNKIFHPNVDELSGSVCLDVINQTWSPMFDLVNVFEVFLPQLLLYPNASDPLNGDAAALMIRDHATYEQRVKEYCERYAKPEDIGAVEEKDSSEDELSEDGYASSDDGIVGQPDP, encoded by the exons ATGTCTTCCCCTAGCAAACGCAGAGACACGGACCTGATGAAACT GATGATGAGTGACTACAAGGTGGAGATGATCAACGATGACATGCAAGAATTCTTTGTAGAATTCCACGGACCTAAAGATA GTCTGTATGAGGTCGGTGTGTGGAAGGTAAGGGTGGAGCTACCTGATGCTTATCCTTACAAGTCTCCGTCCATTGGCTTTGTCAATAAAATTTTTCATCCTAATGTTGATGAATT GTCTGGTTCTGTATGCTTAGATGTTATTAACCAGACTTGGAGTCCCATGTTTG ACCTTGTAAATGTGTTTGAGGTGtttcttcctcaacttcttCTGTATCCCAATGCATCAGATCCATTAAATGGTGATGCTGCTGCCTTGATGATCCGAGATCATGCTACATATGAACAAAGAGTCAAAG AATATTGTGAGAGATATGCGAAGCCAGAAGACATTGGAGCTGTAGAAGAGAAAGATTCTAGCGAGGATGAGCTGAGTGAAGATGGTTATGCCTCTAGTGATGATGGTATTGTCGGGCAACCAGATCCTTAG
- the LOC106766893 gene encoding ubiquitin-conjugating enzyme E2-23 kDa isoform X2, with protein sequence MMSDYKVEMINDDMQEFFVEFHGPKDSLYEVGVWKVRVELPDAYPYKSPSIGFVNKIFHPNVDELSGSVCLDVINQTWSPMFDLVNVFEVFLPQLLLYPNASDPLNGDAAALMIRDHATYEQRVKEYCERYAKPEDIGAVEEKDSSEDELSEDGYASSDDGIVGQPDP encoded by the exons ATGATGAGTGACTACAAGGTGGAGATGATCAACGATGACATGCAAGAATTCTTTGTAGAATTCCACGGACCTAAAGATA GTCTGTATGAGGTCGGTGTGTGGAAGGTAAGGGTGGAGCTACCTGATGCTTATCCTTACAAGTCTCCGTCCATTGGCTTTGTCAATAAAATTTTTCATCCTAATGTTGATGAATT GTCTGGTTCTGTATGCTTAGATGTTATTAACCAGACTTGGAGTCCCATGTTTG ACCTTGTAAATGTGTTTGAGGTGtttcttcctcaacttcttCTGTATCCCAATGCATCAGATCCATTAAATGGTGATGCTGCTGCCTTGATGATCCGAGATCATGCTACATATGAACAAAGAGTCAAAG AATATTGTGAGAGATATGCGAAGCCAGAAGACATTGGAGCTGTAGAAGAGAAAGATTCTAGCGAGGATGAGCTGAGTGAAGATGGTTATGCCTCTAGTGATGATGGTATTGTCGGGCAACCAGATCCTTAG
- the LOC106767825 gene encoding uncharacterized protein LOC106767825 — MAGFRLQPENFDVSQQSRAVALVTSDLISDDNRSVAADSWSIKSEYVSTLDDDQLHANAAETLSNASLRANSDYCSDKDEPDSETISTMLVFQSHRDVAYADEPTNFRKYGHSGEVGFEVDVMEVVASWTKALCVEISQGRMLNDVDVVTAEASELDDKLSSNWSMLDIGTGNGLFLPELAKQGFSDLTTIFCSWSSIGARIKVSPGGRRRNLSWFLIWRMKEASGLDQQIQSAYPIQTTLWFFTPAHFALIKFYFLRTP, encoded by the coding sequence atGGCAGGATTCCGTTTGCAACCAGAGAACTTCGACGTCTCGCAACAGTCTCGAGCGGTGGCTCTCGTCACTTCCGATTTGATCTCCGACGACAACCGCTCCGTAGCCGCCGACTCCTGGTCCATCAAGAGCGAGTATGTAAGCACTCTGGACGATGACCAACTCCACGCCAACGCTGCCGAAACTCTCTCCAACGCCAGCCTTCGAGCTAACTCTGATTACTGTTCTGATAAGGACGAACCTGACTCTGAAACGATCTCAACCATGCTTGTATTTCAGAGTCATCGGGATGTTGCATATGCGGACGAGCCTACAAATTTTCGTAAATATGGGCATTCTGGAGAAGTCGGTTTTGAAGTTGATGTGATGGAAGTTGTTGCATCTTGGACAAAAGCCTTGTGTGTTGAAATTTCTCAAGGTCGCATGCtaaatgatgttgatgttgttaCGGCTGAAGCTAGTGAACTGGATGATAAACTTTCGTCTAATTGGAGTATGTTAGATATTGGAACTGGCAATGGTTTATTTCTTCCAGAATTAGCTAAACAAGGGTTCTCTGATTTGACAACGATTTTCTGTTCATGGAGCTCCATAGGCGCGAGGATCAAAGTCTCTCCCGgcggaagaagaagaaacctATCGTGGTTTCTGATTTGGAGAATGAAAGAGGCCTCGGGCCTAGATCAACAAATACAAAGTGCATATCCAATTCAAACGACATTATGGTTTTTCACCCCTGCACACTTTGctcttattaaattttactttctgCGTACCCCATAA